The Candidatus Nomurabacteria bacterium DNA window TCCACTGTCCTGTCCGCTCATCACAATTGGCGGAGCAAAGGGATCGTAGGTCGTAGGAGCCAGCGTTTCTTCCAGACTGGCCATCTCGCTGATCTCAGCCTCAGCCGGCAAGTCAGGTCGCTGCACTTCTTGCGGCGGAGGTGGAACCACGAAGTCCTCCATGAACTCCACCGCGGTCATCACGCGCTCATGCAACTGATAAGGATGCGGGACATAGGGCGGCGAAAACCTGGCGAGCAAGAACAAGAGGGCAGTTGCTACCAGAAAACTCCAGCCTATGTCACGCCAGTAGTGCTGCTTCAGTAGGTAATGCTCTGAGGCACGGAAGCTTTCCAATCCGATCACAAAGCACACTCCTTCTCAACCCCGGGAGGTGTATGTAGCTGCAAAGAACTGACCAGAGCTAGGGAGGCTGATGCACAGCTGCCATGCATCCGATACAGTTATCTCTAGTGTACCCTATTCGGGAATAAAGAAAAAACTCGGCCACACAGCGTCGCCGGCAAGTGGAAAGCAATAGCTGATAAACAGTACTACCTTCACTTGAAGCTACTTGGTTTGCATAGGAGGGGTCGCATTCCGTTCGCAACTTACCGACGACGCCATACTGCCGAGCATAGCGAAGCCACTTTCACTACCATGAACGTAACGGGAAAAAATAGCATGCATTTCCCACTTTGTCAAGGGTGAAAGGAGAAGATATTGCGCATTTTTACTATTCGCGCTATACTAGATTTGCACTGCACAGTTGTTGCACATGCCTTTGTCTATTTCTTGGTGAGTACGTCGCTTTGACCCCTCCATCTCGACAAGCCCCGGATATTTCCGGGCGTATTTCGCAGGAGAGCCATATTGAGCTCTCTGGACTTACGAATAATTCAGCCAAAGCCTGGCTCATACTCCATATGCTCCCGAAAATAAAGGAGCATGGGACGCTTTTGTGGTTGGTGCGAAATGTTCGAGAAGCTGAAGAACTCTTTCATCAACTGCGCTTCTGGTCCGACACACTCAAGGTGCCGGTGAAGCTGACCGACCTCCAGCCAAATAACTTGGCTGCCCTGCAAGCAATGCGTAATACTGAGCCAGGAATTACCGTTGCCGCTATTCCCCTCCTTCACGAACCATTTCCCTCACCGACTATTTTTGAACGAGCCACTCGTAATTTTGTTGTCGGACAAGAATGTGAATTAGTCCCCCTCCTCTCTCACCTTGCTTCAATCGGATATGAAAGTGATGCCCAGGCTTCAACGCCCGGTACTTTTGCGCGTCGAGGAGGCATTATTGATATCTATGCTCCGCATTGGGAACAGCCCTACCGGATTGAATTAGAGGGAAGCGCCATTTCTTCGATTCGCCCCCTGAATAGTAAAACAAAGCGCCTCGGCGCAGAGGTGACGAACGTAAAAGTGCTCCCCATCGAACTAAAAAATACAGCGATGAGCGCTACAATTTTTGACTATCTTTCACGCGCACACACGCTCGTAGTCATGTCCGACCCTGAGGGTTTGGCTGAATTAGACCACGATTGGAAAACCATAGAAGAACGATTTAAATCATTTCATCAACTTAGCTTCCATACCTTTGGCACGCGGGGCTCAGTCAATTTCGATTTCCAGTCGCCCAAACTTTATCACGGCTTACTCGATCAGCTAGGCCAAGACCTCAAAGCATGGAAGACTGAAAAATACGACGTCACTTTCATTACCACAAAAGCGAGTGAACTAAAAAAATACTGCACGGCCAAGAAGCTCCCTCTACCAAACTTTCTTACTCCACCACCCGGCTATCGTATCTACGGCTGGATGAGTAAAGATGAAGGGAGAGTTGTCCTGACTGACAACGATATTTACGGTGAAGAAAAAGATGAGGCGCCGAGCTCTGACTATTCGCGAGTGAGCGCATCAGCCTTTGTGGCCGAATTACGCCCGGGCGACTTTGTCGTGCACATGGATCATGGTATTGGACGCTTCACTGGCATGACGACGAATAAGATCGATGGCATTGCGAAAGAATATTTTGTACTCGAGTATGCCGAGGGCGACAAGCTCTTTGTGCCCGTCGATGCTGCAGAAAAAATTTCCAAATACTTCGGCTTAGCGCAACCAAAACTCCACCGCCTCTCTGGCAGCAACTGGTATCAAGTTACTCACAAAATTCGCGAGGAAGCTTCAAAGATTGCTCAAGAACTTCTGCGGCTCTATGCTAAACGCGATACTACCGCCGCCGCTGCTTTTGTGCAGGACACCGCAGAAGAAAAAGCACTGGCTGAATCTTTCCCCTACGAATTAACTCCTGATCAAGCTCGGGTGATTAAAGAAGTAAGCGCCGACATGGAAAAAACGACTCCAATGGATCGACTGGTTTGCGGAGACGTGGGTTTTGGTAAAACTGAAGTGGCAGTCCGAGCAGCTATGCGGGCTGTCATGAACGGGAAGCAGGTAGCTGTGCTATCACCTACGACTATTCTGACCCAGCAGCACTTCGACACCTTCCGCAATCGTCTAGAGCACTTTAATGTTAAGGTGGAGCTTCTTTCACGATTCCGATCAGAGAGCGAACAGGATCGCGTCATTCAAAAACTGCACACTCGGGACGTCGACATCATTATTGGCACCCATCGCCTCTTATCAGATGATATTAAATTCCGTGATCTCGGCCTCATTATTATTGATGAAGAACAGCGCTTTGGTGTAGCGCATAAGGAAAAACTTAAGGAACTACGAACTCAAGCGCATATTCTCACCCTGTCCGCTACTCCAATCCCTCGTACACTCAACTTTGCCCTTTCTGGCTTACGCGACATCAGCGTTATTGAAACGCCGCCAGAGGGTCGCCTGCCAATTGAGACGCTTGTGAAGCCCTACGATGATAAGCTGGTCAAAGAGGCTATTATGCGCGAGCTCGATCGAGGAGGTCAGGCCTATTACCTCTATAATAATGTCGAGACTATTGAGCTAGCAGCCAAACGCCTTGGTCGATTAATCCCGAAAGCCAAGATTGGCATCGCCCACGGTCAAATGGCAGAGGACGTGCTTTCAAAAGCCATGTCTGAATTTGATAATAAGAAGACAAACATTCTTGTTTGCTCAACGATTATTGAAAGTGGTCTAGACCTACCAAATGTGAACACCTTGATTGTTGATAATGCACCGAAGTTCGGACTAGCGCAGCTCTACCAGCTCCGTGGTCGAGTCGGCCGTAGCAAGCGACAAGCCTATGCGTATTTCCTCTATCATGCGGAGAAGTTAAATGATGCAGCTCGCAAACGCCTGCAGGCTCTACTAGAAGCAAAAGAGCTTGGCTCTGGTTTCCAAATTGCCTTACGTGACTTGGAAATTCGTGGTACTGGAAATCTCCTGGGTCGCGAACAGCACGGTAAGGTTGCGGCTATCGGATTAGCCCTCTATACCCGACTACTCTCGCAAGCTATAGAAGAACAAAAGAGTGGTGTTACCCAAAAGCCACTCCGTGAAGTGCAAATTGATCTGCCAGTGGAGATTGGCATTCCAAAACAGCTTGTGCCAAGCGAGCCAAAGCGCTTAAAACTCTATCAACAGCTAGCCGGATTAACGACTGAGAAAGATTTAGACCTATTCATGCAAAAAGAATTCCGCGGAGTAGACCTGCCTGACCCACTGCAAAATCTTTACGAGGTGCTACGGATTAAAATTCGCGCCCAACACACTGACCTGACCCACTGCACCGCCTCGAAGCTCTCAGTCGACGGTACACCACGTGAACGCATCATCCTCAAATTTGCAAGTAAGGTTTCTGGCGACACGATGAGGTTATTAGAAAGCATTGTGCCAGGCTGGAACTTCATGGGCGACCAAGCAAAGATCGATAAGAGCGCTCTGGGTGCAAAGTGGCTCCATACCTTGCAACGCATTGTAGAAAAACTGCGACTGCCTGATGAAGCGCCAGCGCCGGTAGCAGATCATAGTCAAAAGTAATTTCAATAAAACGAAAAACACGATATACTTCTCCATGAGAGGAGTTATTTCGATTTTAAGGAAGTTGCAAGGGGGAAAATGAAAACATATCCAAAGCTCACTACAAAAATATTGCCACCGGCGCCACCTTTGCGAAAAGCGCTCGGTGTTGGCGTTGTCGTAATGGGTCTGGCCATCGGCACGGGCGAGCTCATCCTCTGGCCGCATCTCGTTACCAAGTACGGCTTACATTTACTATGGATGGCCCTGCTCGGCATTAGCTTCCAGTATTTTATTAACCAAGAAGTTGCCCGGCATGCCCTAGCTACCGGAGAAGGTTTTTTCTTATCCTCTGCTCGTGTTTTGAAATGGACGGTATGGTTTTGGTTAGCCTCAGCCATACTCCTCTACATATGGCCGGGCTGGGCCAGCGCTATCGGCACTATGCTGGCTGAACTTTTTGGCTTCGGGGGCCATCTCGCCTGGTCATGGATCGCACTTGGCTTTGTCCTTGTGCTCACCTTTAGCGGGCGAGCTGCCTACACCATGCTAGAGCGATCACTCAAGATTACTGTGCCAAGCTTTTTTATTTTACTCGTTGTCATCAGCGTCATTAATCTCAGCGGAAAAGATTTAGCTGATGGCCTGGTTGGCTTATTAAGCTTTGGTAAAATGTCCAGTGGCGTGGATACGAATGTCCTCTTAAGCGCTGTCGTATTTGCCGGCGCTGGTGGCATGTTAAACTTGGCCGTCTCGCTCTGGTATCGCGATAAGCAGTTTGGCATGGCAAAATATGGCGGCCGCATAGAAAACCCAGTCACAGGTAAAACAGAGGCTGTCGCCGCAGCTGGACATACTTTTGCCATGAATAAAACCAACTTAAAGCGTTGGGAGGATTGGATGCGCTTTGTCAGAGTTGACCAAGGAGTTATCTTCTGGCTGCTGGGACTCATTACACTCTTCCTACTGAGCCTCAATGCCTACGTCGTACTTAAACCCCAGGGCATTATACCCGAGGGCTTGGACGTCGCTATTGCGCAAGCCAACATCTTTGGTGAGAAATGGGGCGCCTTTGGCTATAACCTCTTTCTCGTCATGGCAACCCTGATGCTCTTCTCAGTCATGTGGACGGTCATTGACGCATTAACTCGCATGGTCAGTACTATCCTGTACGAAAATGCCCACATCGGACCCTATCAACAGAAGCTCCAATGGTTAAAAAAAGTTTCCCTCAGCAAATTTTATTACACAACCATCGTCCTCGTTGTTATTTCCGGCGCAGCCTTGTTACCGCTTGAACAGCCTCTGACTTTGCTTGTTATCTCCGCGGTCCTTGGAGGACTCACCATGGCAGTGTATACGCCACTCCTTATCTATTTGAATAACGCCCGACTGCCAAAGGCGCTCCGA harbors:
- the mfd gene encoding transcription-repair coupling factor; amino-acid sequence: MTPPSRQAPDISGRISQESHIELSGLTNNSAKAWLILHMLPKIKEHGTLLWLVRNVREAEELFHQLRFWSDTLKVPVKLTDLQPNNLAALQAMRNTEPGITVAAIPLLHEPFPSPTIFERATRNFVVGQECELVPLLSHLASIGYESDAQASTPGTFARRGGIIDIYAPHWEQPYRIELEGSAISSIRPLNSKTKRLGAEVTNVKVLPIELKNTAMSATIFDYLSRAHTLVVMSDPEGLAELDHDWKTIEERFKSFHQLSFHTFGTRGSVNFDFQSPKLYHGLLDQLGQDLKAWKTEKYDVTFITTKASELKKYCTAKKLPLPNFLTPPPGYRIYGWMSKDEGRVVLTDNDIYGEEKDEAPSSDYSRVSASAFVAELRPGDFVVHMDHGIGRFTGMTTNKIDGIAKEYFVLEYAEGDKLFVPVDAAEKISKYFGLAQPKLHRLSGSNWYQVTHKIREEASKIAQELLRLYAKRDTTAAAAFVQDTAEEKALAESFPYELTPDQARVIKEVSADMEKTTPMDRLVCGDVGFGKTEVAVRAAMRAVMNGKQVAVLSPTTILTQQHFDTFRNRLEHFNVKVELLSRFRSESEQDRVIQKLHTRDVDIIIGTHRLLSDDIKFRDLGLIIIDEEQRFGVAHKEKLKELRTQAHILTLSATPIPRTLNFALSGLRDISVIETPPEGRLPIETLVKPYDDKLVKEAIMRELDRGGQAYYLYNNVETIELAAKRLGRLIPKAKIGIAHGQMAEDVLSKAMSEFDNKKTNILVCSTIIESGLDLPNVNTLIVDNAPKFGLAQLYQLRGRVGRSKRQAYAYFLYHAEKLNDAARKRLQALLEAKELGSGFQIALRDLEIRGTGNLLGREQHGKVAAIGLALYTRLLSQAIEEQKSGVTQKPLREVQIDLPVEIGIPKQLVPSEPKRLKLYQQLAGLTTEKDLDLFMQKEFRGVDLPDPLQNLYEVLRIKIRAQHTDLTHCTASKLSVDGTPRERIILKFASKVSGDTMRLLESIVPGWNFMGDQAKIDKSALGAKWLHTLQRIVEKLRLPDEAPAPVADHSQK
- a CDS encoding Nramp family divalent metal transporter; the encoded protein is MKTYPKLTTKILPPAPPLRKALGVGVVVMGLAIGTGELILWPHLVTKYGLHLLWMALLGISFQYFINQEVARHALATGEGFFLSSARVLKWTVWFWLASAILLYIWPGWASAIGTMLAELFGFGGHLAWSWIALGFVLVLTFSGRAAYTMLERSLKITVPSFFILLVVISVINLSGKDLADGLVGLLSFGKMSSGVDTNVLLSAVVFAGAGGMLNLAVSLWYRDKQFGMAKYGGRIENPVTGKTEAVAAAGHTFAMNKTNLKRWEDWMRFVRVDQGVIFWLLGLITLFLLSLNAYVVLKPQGIIPEGLDVAIAQANIFGEKWGAFGYNLFLVMATLMLFSVMWTVIDALTRMVSTILYENAHIGPYQQKLQWLKKVSLSKFYYTTIVLVVISGAALLPLEQPLTLLVISAVLGGLTMAVYTPLLIYLNNARLPKALRPSWPTNVVMVGISAFFIYFAIRVIIEQFHVLTGL
- a CDS encoding TonB family protein, which encodes MIGLESFRASEHYLLKQHYWRDIGWSFLVATALLFLLARFSPPYVPHPYQLHERVMTAVEFMEDFVVPPPPQEVQRPDLPAEAEISEMASLEETLAPTTYDPFAPPIVMSGQDSGIPETFVAYDTAPQVIHRVAPVYPDLARQAGAEGLVMVRVHITETGAVDAASVVQSEVLESMNQSACAAALQWLFSPAKQRDRAVAVWTVIPFRFSLN